A single genomic interval of Noviherbaspirillum saxi harbors:
- a CDS encoding DsbA family protein → MPSLLYIADPMCSWCYGFGPELTALLEGLPGLPVNIVVGGLRAYTTETMDDALRTSVRGHWKQIGERTGLPFADTAALDEKSFVYNTEPACRAVVAARMLAPQAALAVFHAIQHAFYAEGKDVTQDAVLASVASAVLTQAGVPTNEASFLVTLKSEAAVMATYQDFEQTKRWGITGFPTLVLERDGKLDMVTAGYVAMPTLIELLQALVDKEAIPEES, encoded by the coding sequence ATGCCAAGCCTCCTTTATATCGCGGATCCGATGTGCTCCTGGTGCTATGGATTCGGACCTGAACTGACCGCGTTGCTGGAGGGCTTGCCCGGCCTGCCAGTCAATATCGTGGTTGGCGGTTTGCGGGCCTATACCACCGAAACGATGGATGACGCGCTCAGGACCAGCGTGCGCGGACACTGGAAACAGATCGGCGAACGTACCGGCCTTCCCTTTGCCGATACTGCCGCGCTGGATGAAAAAAGCTTTGTCTACAACACCGAGCCGGCATGCCGGGCGGTCGTGGCGGCACGCATGCTTGCCCCGCAAGCCGCCCTTGCAGTGTTTCATGCGATCCAGCATGCGTTTTATGCCGAAGGCAAGGATGTCACCCAGGATGCAGTGCTGGCATCGGTCGCTTCAGCGGTGCTCACTCAAGCGGGCGTGCCGACCAACGAAGCGTCGTTTCTCGTGACCTTGAAATCGGAAGCGGCGGTGATGGCGACCTATCAGGACTTTGAGCAAACCAAGCGCTGGGGTATCACAGGCTTTCCCACCCTGGTGCTGGAACGCGACGGAAAGCTGGACATGGTAACCGCTGGCTATGTCGCCATGCCGACCTTGATCGAATTGCTGCAGGCACTGGTTGACAAGGAAGCTATTCCCGAAGAGTCATAA